A region from the Hippoglossus hippoglossus isolate fHipHip1 chromosome 18, fHipHip1.pri, whole genome shotgun sequence genome encodes:
- the LOC117752185 gene encoding sterile alpha motif domain-containing protein 9-like: MERGSPDTESSGVDSEMSGEELVERWVLYMNQNPKSTNTQLFCMLALLKAYAPESYLLMSECQKILGPPDPIHGGPPFEDRMEPFTIFIRKSSPNPGHEHVCMIDQVSAQYAVKVMADSGIPRSATVSKMMNSLCGAQAEPHVLQFIKDLLTKREMGRKGKENFSRLVEDILEHESFNEALFVLKRASTIFKENAAFPQVVSRLYYIAELPSDYVKAEEWAKKAIKRAPDISYIADTLGQVYKNRLLRMGKGPEEIMSMADEAFRAFKDVERKADNEEPLEMDTEGTASIAATFNNRGLFGFLQVAKIAFEKLRDQQHKTSLIQNKKMEVEDKFEFFEWYLTYSKPDETTFEPPYFWKDVAICYKHYTTRTAAESTSFPGLLDCLNHGLFMSRGKRARFQEVEKSGFDLEEIQRELKNDYEENVDDVKVAERYILSNIILSNRMPDSPQLTSVEELQTIIRRFLATERRHRSPEFYLLVLLLLFPEEQPPVVQDEDDEEAEQPPTDGQPGQLPLDHGSDSDLQQYVTFMEEAYERSSYAKYLRSRYLLPLFFLGKGSGLSKWIHKSQLDAIVEQTVDAELAGENDPTSLEKPSRIENMWRNGDVWQVPEIQNILLPVRVEDNKVLVCAGWWKVKVSTEVEPEDPTLSTRLIYLGFNIQGPVLFKVSVPRVKND; the protein is encoded by the coding sequence ATGGAGCGTGGTTCACCAGACACTGAATCCTCTGGTGTTGATAGTGAGATGTCAGGGGAGGAATTGGTTGAGCGCTGGGTTTTGTATATGAATCAAAACCCCAAATCCACCAACACGCAACTGTTCTGTATGTTGGCACTGCTGAAGGCGTATGCTCCTGAGTCCTACCTCCTGATGTCTGAGTGTCAAAAGATTCTTGGCCCACCTGATCCCATCCATGGAGGCCCCCCCTTTGAGGACAGAATGGAGCCTTTTACCATCTTCATCAGGAAATCCAGTCCAAACCCTGGACACGAACATGTATGTATGATTGACCAGGTATCTGCACAATATGCTGTGAAGGTAATGGCTGACTCTGGGATTCCCAGGAGTGCTACAGTGAGCAAAATGATGAACTCACTTTGTGGAGCTCAGGCAGAACCACATGTTCTCCAGTTCATCAAAGATCTGctgacaaagagagaaatgggACGGAAAGGCAAAGAGAATTTCTCAAGGTTGGTTGAAGATATACTGGAGCATGAGAGTTTTAACGAAGCTCTTTTTGTCTTGAAGAGAGCGTCAACAATATTCAAAGAGAACGCCGCTTTCCCCCAAGTTGTTTCTCGTCTGTATTACATTGCTGAACTACCATCTGACTATGTAAAAGCTGAAGAATGGGCAAAGAAAGCCATTAAACGAGCTCCAGACATCTCTTACATAGCTGACACTCTTGGGCAGGTTTATAAGAACCGTTTGTTGAGGATGGGTAAGGGACCAGAAGAAATCATGAGCATGGCAGACGAGGCCTTCAGAGCATTTAAAGATGTGGAGAGGAAAGCAGACAATGAAGAGCCCCTAGAGATGGACACAGAAGGTACTGCAAGCATTGCAGCTACTTTCAACAATCGGGGCCTTTTCGGCTTCCTTCAAGTGGCAAAGATCGCCTTTGAAAAACTCAGAGATCAGCAACACAAGACTTCTTTAATCCAAAACAAGAAAATGGAAGTTGAAGACAAGTTTGAATTCTTTGAGTGGTACCTGACCTACTCGAAGCCTGACGAGACAACTTTCGAGCCACCTTACTTCTGGAAGGATGTGGCGATCTGTTacaaacattacacaacaaGAACAGCAGCTGAATCCACCAGCTTCCCAGGTCTTCTTGACTGTTTGAATCATGGCCTTTTCATGTCAAGGGGGAAAAGGGCCAGAtttcaggaggtggagaaatCAGGGTTTGATTTAGAGGAAATCCAACGTGAGTTGAAAAACGActatgaggaaaatgttgatgatgtcaaagTAGCAGAGAGGTACATCCTCTCCAACATCATCTTGAGCAACAGGATGCCGGATTCTCCTCAGCTCACCTCGGTGGAAGAACTCCAAACAATCATTCGGAGATTCTTGGCCACAGAAAGGAGGCATAGAAGTCCAGAGTTCTACCTCttggtgctgctgttgttgttccctGAGGAGCAGCCTCCGGTGGTGCAAgacgaggatgatgaagaaGCGGAACAGCCGCCCACAGATGGGCAGCCTGGACAGCTGCCTCTTGACCATGGTTCTGACTCAGACCTACAACAGTATGTCACCTTTATGGAAGAAGCCTATGAAAGGTCCAGTTATGCCAAGTACCTTCGATCCCGTTACCTTTTGCCTCTGTTTTTTCTGGGAAAGGGCTCTGGACTGAGCAAATGgattcacaaatcacagctgGATGCAATTGTGGAACAAACGGTGGACGCTGAGCTGGCGGGTGAAAACGATCCAACTAGTTTGGAGAAACCAAGTCGGATTGAAAACATGTGGAGGAACGGTGACGTGTGGCAAGTGCCGGAAATCCAAAACATCCTTCTCCCGGTCAGGGTTGAGGACAATAAAGTGTTAGTTTGTGCCGGATGGTGGAAAGTAAAGGTTTCAACAGAGGTTGAACCTGAAGATCCAACGTTGAGCACCAGGCTCATCTATCTTGGCTTCAACATTCAGGGTCCTGTCCTCTTCAAAGTGAGCGTCCCTCGTGTGAAGAATGACTGA
- the LOC117779224 gene encoding FACT complex subunit SPT16-like → MEREMRHKLKSAFKNFIEKVETLTKEQLEFEVPFRDLGFQGAPYRSTCLLQPTSSSLVNVTEWPPFAVTLDEVELVHFERVQFHLKNFDVVIVYKDYNKKVTMINAVPVNSLDPIKEWLNSCDIKYTEGVQSLNWTKIMKTIVDDPEGFFEQGGWSFLDPEGEGSGGEEDSESEMEDEMFNPSADEEEAEEEDSDEDYSSETEDSAEYSESLGSEEESGKDWDELEEEARKADKESTYEDEDTSNRKRKIRPSARPSARPSSRPSSRPSSRPSSRPSSRPSSRPSSRPSSRPSASPSKKKRRT, encoded by the exons ATGGAGCGCGAGATGAGGCACAAGCTCAAGTCGGCCTTCAAGAACTTCATCGAGAAGGTGGAGACGCTGACGAAAGAGCAGCTGGAGTTCGAGGTGCCGTTCAGAGACCTGGG GTTCCAGGGCGCCCCCTACAGGAGCACCTGCCTGCTACAGCCCACTTCCAGCTCCCTTGTCAATGTTACTGAATGG CCGCCGTTTGCCGTGACCCTGGACGAAGTGGAGCTGGTCCACTTTGAGCGTGTGCAGTTCCACCTGAAGAACTTCGACGTGGTCATCGTCTACAAGGACTACAACAAGAAGGTCACCATGATCAACGCCGTGCCCGTCAACTCCCTGGACCCCATCAAGGAGTGGCTCAA CTCGTGTGACATCAAGTACACGGAGGGAGTCCAGTCGCTGAACTGGACCAAGATCATGAAGACCATCGTGGACGACCCCGAGGGTTTCTTCGAGCAGGGGGGCTGGTCATTCTTAGACCCAGAGGGCGAA GGAAGTGGTGGAGAGGAAGATTCAGAATCTGAGATGGAGGATGAAATGTTCAACCCGTCTGCAGAtgaagaagaggcagaggaggaggacagtgatGAGGATTACAGCTCGGAGACGGAGGACTCGG CGGAGTACAGTGAATCGCTGGGCAGCGAGGAAGAGAGCGGTAAAGACTGGGacgagctggaggaagaggccAGGAAAG CTGACAAAGAGAGCACCTACGAGGACGAGGACACGTccaacaggaagagaaagatcCGGCCGTCAGCTCGGCCGTCAGCTCGGCCGTCCTCCCGCCCGTCCTCCCGGCCATCATCCCGCCCATCATCCCGCCCGTCATCCCGCCCGTCCTCCCGGCCTTCATCCCGCCCGTCATCCCGCCCGTCAGCCTCACCCAGCAAGAAGAAGCGACGGACCTAA
- the LOC117779221 gene encoding sterile alpha motif domain-containing protein 9-like — translation MERGSPDTESSGADSEMSVEELVERWVLYMNQNPKSTNTQLFCMLALLKAYAPESYLLMSECQKILGPPDPIHGGPPFEDRMEPFTFFIRKSSPNPGHEHVCMIDQVSAQCAVKVMADSGIPRSATVTQMMNSLCGAQAEPHVLQFIKDLLTKRKMGQKGKENFSRWVEDILEHESFNEALFVLKRASTIFKENAAFPQVVSRLYCIDKKTSDYKKAEEWAMEAIKRAPDISYIADTLGQVYKRRLLRMGKGPGEIMSMADEAFRAFKDVERKADKEEPPQMDTEGTASIAATFNNRGLFGFLQVAKIALEKLSDQQHKASLIQNKKMEVKAKFEFFEWYLTYSKPDETTLEPPFFWEVVAICYKHYTTRTAAESTSFPGLLDCLNHGLFRSRGKRAGFQEEEKSGFDLEEIQRELKNDYEENVDDVKVAERYILSNIILSNRMPDSPQLTSVEELQTIIQRFLATERRHRSPEFYLLVLLLLFPEEQPPVVQDEDDEEAEQPPTDGQPGQLPLDHGSHSDLQQYVTFMEEAYERSSYAKYLRSRYLLPLFFLGKGSGLSKWIHKSQLDAIVEQTVDAELAGENDPTSLEKPSRIENMWRNGDVWQVPEIQNILLPVRVEDNKVLVCAGWWKVKVSTEVEPEDPTLSARLIYLGFNIQGPVLFKVSVPRVNND, via the coding sequence ATGGAGCGTGGTTCACCAGACACTGAATCCTCTGGTGCTGATAGTGAGATGTCAGTGGAGGAATTGGTTGAGCGCTGGGTTTTGTATATGAACCAAAACCCCAAATCCACCAACACGCAACTGTTCTGTATGTTGGCACTGCTGAAGGCGTATGCTCCTGAGTCCTACCTCCTGATGTCTGAGTGTCAAAAGATTCTTGGCCCACCTGATCCCATCCATGGAGGCCCCCCCTTTGAGGACAGAATGGAGCCTTTTACCTTCTTCATCAGGAAATCCAGTCCAAACCCTGGACACGAACATGTATGTATGATTGACCAGGTATCTGCACAATGTGCTGTGAAGGTAATGGCTGACTCTGGGATTCCCAGGAGTGCTACAGTGACCCAAATGATGAACTCACTTTGTGGAGCTCAGGCAGAACCACATGTTCTCCAGTTCATCAAAGATCTgctgacaaagagaaaaatgggACAGAAAGGCAAAGAGAATTTCTCAAGGTGGGTTGAAGATATACTGGAGCATGAGAGTTTTAACGAAGCTCTTTTTGTCTTGAAGAGAGCGTCAACAATATTCAAAGAGAACGCCGCTTTCCCCCAAGTTGTTTCTCGTCTGTATTGcattgataaaaaaacatctgactATAAAAAAGCTGAAGAATGGGCAATGGAAGCCATTAAACGAGCTCCAGACATCTCTTACATAGCTGACACTCTTGGGCAGGTTTATAAACGCCGTTTGTTGAGGATGGGTAAGGGACCAGGAGAAATCATGAGCATGGCAGACGAGGCCTTCAGAGCATTTAAAGATGTGGAGAGGAAAGCAGACAAGGAAGAGCCCccacagatggacacagaagGTACTGCAAGCATTGCAGCTACTTTCAACAATCGGGGCCTTTTCGGCTTCCTTCAAGTGGCAAAGATCGCCCTTGAAAAACTCAGTGATCAGCAACACAAGGCTTCTTTAATCCAAAACAAGAAAATGGAAGTTAAAGCCAAGTTTGAATTCTTTGAGTGGTACCTGACCTACTCGAAGCCCGACGAGACAACTTTAGAGCCACCTTTCTTCTGGGAGGTTGTGGCGATCTGTTacaaacattacacaacaaGAACAGCAGCTGAATCCACCAGCTTCCCAGGTCTTCTTGACTGTTTGAATCATGGCCTTTTCAGGTCAAGGGGGAAAAGGGCAGGatttcaggaggaggagaaatcagGGTTTGATTTAGAGGAAATCCAACGTGAGTTGAAAAACGActatgaggaaaatgttgatgatgtcaaagTAGCAGAGAGGTACATCCTCTCCAACATCATCTTGAGCAACAGGATGCCGGATTCTCCTCAGCTCACCTCGGTGGAAGAACTCCAAACAATCATTCAGAGATTCTTGGCCACAGAAAGGAGGCATAGAAGTCCAGAGTTCTACCTCttggtgctgctgttgttgttccctGAGGAGCAGCCTCCGGTGGTGCAAgacgaggatgatgaagaaGCGGAACAGCCGCCCACAGATGGGCAGCCTGGACAGCTGCCTCTTGACCATGGTTCTCACTCAGACCTACAACAGTATGTCACCTTTATGGAAGAAGCCTATGAAAGGTCCAGTTATGCCAAGTACCTTCGATCCCGTTACCTTTTGCCTCTGTTTTTTCTGGGAAAGGGCTCTGGACTGAGCAAATGgattcacaaatcacagctgGATGCAATTGTGGAACAAACGGTGGACGCTGAGCTGGCGGGTGAAAACGATCCAACTAGTTTGGAGAAACCAAGTCGGATTGAAAACATGTGGAGGAACGGTGACGTGTGGCAAGTGCCGGAAATCCAAAACATCCTTCTCCCGGTCAGGGTTGAGGACAATAAAGTGTTAGTTTGTGCCGGATGGTGGAAAGTAAAGGTTTCAACAGAGGTTGAACCTGAAGATCCAACGTTGAGTGCCAGGCTCATCTATCTTGGCTTCAACATTCAGGGTCCTGTCCTCTTCAAAGTGAGCGTCCCTCGTGTGAACAATGACTGA
- the LOC117779225 gene encoding FACT complex subunit SPT16-like: MEREMRHKLKSAFKNFIEKVETLTKEQLEFEVPFRDLGFQGAPYRSTCLLQPTSSSLVNVTEWPPFAVTLDEVELVHFERVQFHLKNFDVVIVYKDYNKKVTMINAVPVNSLDPIKEWLKYDT; the protein is encoded by the exons ATGGAGCGCGAGATGAGGCACAAGCTCAAGTCGGCCTTCAAGAACTTCATCGAGAAGGTGGAGACGCTGACGAAAGAGCAGCTGGAGTTCGAGGTGCCGTTCAGAGACCTGGG GTTCCAGGGCGCCCCCTACAGGAGCACCTGCCTGCTACAGCCCACTTCCAGCTCCCTTGTCAATGTTACTGAATGG CCGCCGTTTGCCGTGACCCTGGACGAAGTGGAGCTGGTCCACTTTGAGCGTGTGCAGTTCCACCTGAAGAACTTCGACGTGGTCATCGTCTACAAGGACTACAACAAGAAGGTCACCATGATCAACGCCGTGCCCGTCAACTCCCTGGACCCCATCAAGGAGTGGCTCAAGTACGACACCTGA
- the LOC117779222 gene encoding sterile alpha motif domain-containing protein 9-like — protein sequence MERGSPDTESSGADSEMSVEELVERWVLYMNQNPKSTNTQLFCMLALLKAYAPESYLLMSECQKILGPPDPIHGGPPFEDRMEPFTIFIRKSSPNPGHEHVCMIDQVSAQCAVKVMADSGIPRSATVSKMMNSLCGAQAEPHVLQFIKDLLTKREMGRKGKENFSRLVEDILEHESFNEALCVLKRASTIFKENAAFPQVVSRLYYIAKEPSDYVKAEEWAKRAIKRAPDISYIADTLGQVYKNRLLKMGKGPGEIMSMADEAFRAFKDVERKADKEEPPQMDTEGTASFADTFNNRGLFGFLQVAKIALEKLSDQQHKASLIQNNIMEVEDKFEFFEWYLTYSKPDETTFEPPYFWKDVALCYKHYTTRTAAESTSFPGLLDCLNHGLFRSRGKRARFQEEEKSGFDLEEIQRELKNDYEENVDDVKVAERYILSNIILSNRMPDSPQLTSVEELQTIIRRFLDTERRDRSPEFYLLVLLLLFPEEQPPVVQDEDDEEAEQPPTDGQPGQLPLDHGSDSDLQQYVTFMEEAYERSSYAKYLRSRYLLPLFFLGKGSGLSKWIHKSQLDAIVEQTVDAELAGEHDPTSLEKTRRIENMWRNGDVWLVPEIQNILLPVRVEDNKVVVCAGGWKVKVSTEVEPEDPTLSTRLIYLGFNIQGPVLFEVSVPRVNND from the coding sequence ATGGAGCGTGGTTCACCAGACACTGAATCCTCTGGTGCTGATAGTGAGATGTCAGTGGAGGAATTGGTTGAGCGCTGGGTTTTGTATATGAATCAAAACCCCAAATCCACCAACACGCAACTGTTCTGTATGTTGGCACTGCTGAAGGCGTATGCTCCTGAGTCCTACCTCCTGATGTCTGAGTGTCAAAAGATTCTTGGCCCACCTGATCCCATCCATGGAGGCCCCCCCTTTGAGGACAGAATGGAGCCTTTTACCATCTTCATCAGGAAATCCAGTCCAAACCCTGGACACGAACATGTATGTATGATTGACCAGGTATCTGCACAATGTGCTGTGAAGGTAATGGCTGACTCTGGGATTCCCAGGAGTGCTACAGTGAGCAAAATGATGAACTCACTTTGTGGAGCTCAGGCAGAACCACATGTTCTCCAGTTCATCAAAGATCTGctgacaaagagagaaatgggACGGAAAGGCAAAGAGAATTTCTCAAGGTTGGTTGAAGATATACTGGAGCATGAGAGTTTTAACGAAGCTCTTTGTGTCTTGAAGAGAGCGTCAACAATATTCAAAGAGAACGCCGCTTTCCCCCAAGTTGTTTCTCGTCTGTATTACATTGCTAAAGAACCATCTGACTATGTAAAAGCTGAAGAATGGGCAAAGAGAGCCATTAAACGAGCTCCAGACATCTCTTACATAGCTGACACTCTTGGGCAGGTTTATAAGAACCGTTTGTTGAAGATGGGTAAGGGACCAGGAGAAATCATGAGCATGGCAGACGAGGCCTTCAGAGCATTTAAAGATGTGGAGAGGAAAGCAGACAAGGAAGAGCCCccacagatggacacagaagGTACTGCAAGCTTTGCAGATACTTTCAACAATCGGGGCCTTTTCGGCTTCCTTCAAGTGGCAAAGATCGCCCTTGAAAAACTCAGTGATCAGCAACACAAGGCTTCTTTAATCCAAAACAATATAATGGAAGTTGAAGACAAGTTTGAATTCTTTGAGTGGTACCTGACCTACTCGAAGCCTGACGAGACAACTTTCGAGCCACCTTACTTCTGGAAGGATGTGGCACTCTGTTacaaacattacacaacaaGAACAGCAGCTGAATCCACCAGCTTCCCAGGTCTTCTTGACTGTTTGAATCATGGCCTTTTCAGGTCAAGGGGGAAAAGGGCCAGatttcaggaggaggagaaatcagGGTTTGATTTAGAGGAAATCCAACGTGAGTTGAAAAACGActatgaggaaaatgttgatgatgtcaaagTAGCAGAGAGGTACATCCTCTCCAACATCATCTTGAGCAACAGGATGCCGGATTCTCCTCAGCTCACCTCGGTGGAAGAACTCCAAACAATCATTCGGAGATTCTTGGACACAGAAAGGAGGGATAGAAGTCCAGAGTTCTACCTCttggtgctgctgttgttgttccctGAGGAGCAGCCTCCGGTGGTGCAAgacgaggatgatgaagaaGCGGAACAGCCGCCCACAGATGGGCAGCCTGGACAGCTGCCTCTTGACCATGGTTCTGACTCAGACCTACAACAGTATGTCACCTTTATGGAAGAAGCCTATGAAAGGTCCAGTTATGCCAAGTACCTTCGATCCCGTTACCTTTTGCCTCTGTTTTTTCTGGGAAAGGGCTCTGGACTGAGCAAATGgattcacaaatcacagctgGATGCAATTGTGGAACAAACGGTGGACGCTGAGCTGGCGGGTGAACACGATCCAACTAGTTTGGAGAAAACACGTCGGATTGAAAACATGTGGAGGAACGGTGACGTGTGGCTAGTGCCGGAAATCCAAAACATCCTTCTCCCGGTCAGGGTTGAGGACAATAAAGTGGTTGTTTGTGCCGGAGGGTGGAAAGTAAAGGTTTCAACAGAGGTTGAACCTGAAGATCCAACGTTGAGCACCAGGCTCATCTATCTTGGCTTCAACATTCAGGGTCCTGTCCTCTTCGAAGTGAGCGTCCCTCGTGTGAACAATGACTGA
- the LOC117752186 gene encoding sterile alpha motif domain-containing protein 9-like: protein MERGSPDTESSGADSEMSVEELVERCVLYMNQNPKSTNTQLFCMLALLKAYAPESYLLMSECQKILGPPDPIHGGPPFEDRMEPFTFFIRKSSPNPGHEHVCMIDQVSAQYAVKVMAAIGIPRSATVSKMMNSLCGAQAEPHVLQFIKDLLTKREMGRKGKENFSRLVEDILEHESFNEALFVLKRASTIFKENAAFPQVVSRLYYIAELPSDYVKAEEWAKKAIKRAPDISYIADTLGQVYKNRLLRMGKGPEEIMSMADEAFRAFKDVERKADNEEPLEMDTEGTASIAATFNNRGLFGFLQVAKIAFEKLRDQQHKTSLIQNKKMEVEDKFEFFEWYLTYSKPDETTLEPPYFWKDVAICYKHYTTRTAAESTSFPGLLDCLNHGLFMSRGKRARFQEVEKSGFDLEEIQRELKNDYEENVDDVKVAERYIFSNIILSNRMPDSPQLTSVEELQTIIRRFLDTERRDRSPEFYLLVLLLLFPEEQPPVVQDEDDEEAEQPPTDGQPGQLPLDHGSHSDLQQYVTFMEEAYERSSYAKYLRSRYLLPLFFLGKGSGLSKWIHKSRLDAIVEQTVEAELAGEHDPTSLEKPSRIENMWRNDDLYAEQMEREMRHKLKSAFKNFIEKVETLTKEQLEFEVPFRDLGFQGAPYRSTCLLQPTSSSLVNVTEWPPFAVTLDEVELVHFERVQFHLKNFDVVIVYKDYNKKVTMINAVPVNSLDPIKEWLKYDT, encoded by the exons ATGGAGCGTGGTTCACCAGACACTGAATCCTCTGGTGCTGATAGTGAGATGTCAGTGGAGGAATTGGTTGAGCGCTGTGTTTTGTATATGAACCAAAACCCCAAATCCACCAACACGCAACTGTTCTGTATGTTGGCACTGCTGAAGGCGTATGCTCCTGAGTCCTACCTCCTGATGTCTGAGTGTCAAAAGATTCTTGGCCCACCTGATCCCATCCATGGAGGCCCCCCCTTTGAGGACAGAATGGAGCCTTTTACCTTCTTCATCAGGAAATCCAGTCCAAACCCTGGACACGAACATGTATGTATGATTGACCAGGTATCTGCACAATATGCTGTGAAGGTAATGGCTGCCATTGGGATTCCCAGGAGTGCTACAGTGAGCAAAATGATGAACTCACTTTGTGGAGCTCAGGCAGAACCACATGTTCTCCAGTTCATCAAAGATCTGctgacaaagagagaaatgggACGGAAAGGCAAAGAGAATTTCTCAAGGTTGGTTGAAGATATACTGGAGCATGAGAGTTTTAACGAAGCTCTTTTTGTCTTGAAGAGAGCGTCAACAATATTCAAAGAGAACGCCGCTTTCCCCCAAGTTGTTTCTCGTCTGTATTACATTGCTGAACTACCATCTGACTATGTAAAAGCTGAAGAATGGGCAAAGAAAGCCATTAAACGAGCTCCAGACATCTCTTACATAGCTGACACTCTTGGGCAGGTTTATAAGAACCGTTTGTTGAGGATGGGTAAGGGACCAGAAGAAATCATGAGCATGGCAGACGAGGCCTTCAGAGCATTTAAAGATGTGGAGAGGAAAGCAGACAATGAAGAGCCCCTAGAGATGGACACAGAAGGTACTGCAAGCATTGCAGCTACTTTCAACAATCGGGGCCTTTTCGGCTTCCTTCAAGTGGCAAAGATCGCCTTTGAAAAACTCAGAGATCAGCAACACAAGACTTCTTTAATCCAAAACAAGAAAATGGAAGTTGAAGACAAGTTTGAATTCTTTGAGTGGTACCTGACCTACTCGAAGCCCGACGAGACAACTTTAGAGCCACCTTACTTCTGGAAGGATGTGGCGATCTGTTacaaacattacacaacaaGAACAGCAGCTGAATCCACCAGCTTCCCAGGTCTTCTTGACTGTTTGAATCATGGCCTTTTCATGTCAAGGGGGAAAAGGGCCAGAtttcaggaggtggagaaatCAGGGTTTGATTTAGAGGAAATCCAACGTGAGTTGAAAAACGActatgaggaaaatgttgatgatgtcaaagTAGCAGAGAGGTACATCTTCTCCAACATCATCTTGAGCAACAGGATGCCGGATTCTCCTCAGCTCACCTCGGTGGAAGAACTCCAAACAATCATTCGGAGATTCTTGGACACAGAAAGGAGGGATAGAAGTCCAGAGTTCTACCTCttggtgctgctgttgttgttccctGAGGAGCAGCCTCCGGTGGTGCAAgacgaggatgatgaagaaGCGGAACAGCCGCCCACAGATGGGCAGCCTGGACAGCTGCCTCTTGACCATGGTTCTCACTCAGACCTACAACAGTATGTCACCTTTATGGAAGAAGCCTATGAAAGGTCCAGTTATGCCAAGTACCTTCGATCCCGTTACCTTTTGCCTCTGTTTTTTCTGGGAAAGGGCTCTGGACTGAGCAAATGGATTCACAAATCACGGCTGGATGCAATTGTGGAACAAACGGTGGAGGCTGAGCTGGCGGGTGAACACGATCCAACTAGTTTGGAGAAACCAAGTCGGATTGAAAACATGTGGAGGAACG ACGACCTGTACGCCGAGCAGATGGAGCGCGAGATGAGGCACAAGCTCAAGTCGGCCTTCAAGAACTTCATCGAGAAGGTGGAGACGCTGACGAAAGAGCAGCTGGAGTTCGAGGTGCCGTTCAGAGACCTGGG GTTCCAGGGCGCCCCCTACAGGAGCACCTGCCTGCTACAGCCCACTTCCAGCTCCCTTGTCAATGTTACTGAATGG CCGCCGTTTGCCGTGACCCTGGACGAAGTGGAGCTGGTCCACTTTGAGCGTGTGCAGTTCCACCTGAAGAACTTCGACGTGGTCATCGTCTACAAGGACTACAACAAGAAGGTCACCATGATCAACGCCGTGCCCGTCAACTCCCTGGACCCCATCAAGGAGTGGCTCAAGTACGACACCTGA